A genomic segment from Roseibium algicola encodes:
- a CDS encoding cation:proton antiporter has product MEIATTLIAIGALLLLGMLADEIGHRTQMPRVTLLILCGLAAGPAFLDLLPENLTQLYETLAVLALSMVAFVLGGKLSRVHLQNSGKAVTVVSASAVVSTAIVVFAGLALLGFPLELALILAALATATDPAATSDVIRQYRAKGPFTTILSGIVALDDIWGILVFAFCLMGAQALMGGDGSGALLHAVWEIAGSLLLGAIVGLPAGYLSGRLQPGDPTLAEALGIVFLTAGLAIWLDLSFLLAGIACGAMVVNTGRHHTRPFYEIEHIEWPFMIFFFVLAGAALQPDLLLKLGLLGAAYVLLRLAGRLAGGWLGGKLSGGAGTDRSYLFGLSLLPQAGVALGMALVAAEVLPQYRDEILTVAIGSTIVFELLGPAATQLALKRVGETSKAGEDDPET; this is encoded by the coding sequence ATGGAAATCGCGACCACCCTGATCGCCATTGGCGCCCTGCTGCTGCTCGGTATGCTGGCCGACGAAATCGGCCACCGGACGCAGATGCCCCGCGTGACGCTGCTGATCCTGTGCGGACTGGCCGCCGGCCCCGCCTTTCTGGATCTTCTGCCTGAAAACCTGACCCAGCTTTACGAAACCCTCGCCGTTCTGGCCCTGTCGATGGTCGCCTTCGTTCTGGGCGGCAAACTCTCCAGGGTCCATCTGCAGAACAGCGGCAAGGCCGTAACGGTCGTTTCGGCTTCAGCGGTCGTGTCAACCGCGATCGTCGTTTTTGCAGGTCTCGCCCTGCTCGGCTTTCCGTTGGAACTGGCACTGATTCTGGCAGCCCTGGCCACCGCCACCGACCCGGCGGCCACCAGCGATGTCATCCGCCAGTACCGCGCCAAGGGGCCCTTCACAACCATCCTGTCCGGCATCGTTGCGCTGGACGATATCTGGGGCATTCTGGTCTTCGCGTTCTGTCTCATGGGAGCACAGGCGCTCATGGGCGGCGATGGTTCGGGCGCCCTGCTGCATGCGGTTTGGGAAATTGCCGGATCGCTCCTGCTTGGCGCGATTGTCGGCCTCCCGGCAGGCTACCTGTCAGGCCGCCTCCAACCCGGCGACCCGACCCTTGCCGAGGCGCTTGGCATCGTGTTCCTGACGGCGGGTCTGGCCATCTGGCTCGACCTCTCGTTCCTGCTTGCCGGCATTGCCTGCGGGGCCATGGTGGTCAACACCGGGCGTCACCATACCCGGCCGTTCTATGAGATCGAACATATCGAATGGCCGTTCATGATCTTCTTTTTCGTGCTGGCCGGTGCAGCGCTGCAGCCGGACCTGCTTTTGAAGCTTGGTCTCCTTGGCGCGGCATATGTTCTGCTGCGGCTCGCCGGGCGTCTGGCAGGAGGCTGGCTGGGCGGCAAGCTCAGCGGCGGGGCCGGAACCGACCGAAGCTATCTCTTCGGCCTCTCGCTTCTGCCCCAGGCGGGCGTCGCGCTTGGCATGGCCCTGGTCGCTGCCGAAGTGCTGCCGCAGTACCGGGACGAAATTCTGACCGTCGCCATCGGATCAACCATCGTCTTCGAACTGCTCGGCCCCGCGGCCACTCAGCTCGCCCTGAAACGGGTCGGCGAAACCAGCAAGGCCGGGGAAGACGATCCCGAGACCTGA
- a CDS encoding glycoside hydrolase family 25 protein: MLAIVKSFCSIFGFIFLSSCAAYDFPDPTPEDYAVHGIDVSRWQGDIDWAAAKQGGVAFAWIKATEGGDHVDPRFVENWVAARQAGMPRGAYHFYYFCRPVEEQISWVKEIVPVDPQALPLVLDMEWNAHSKTCRERPERPQILRDMKIFLDEMEKHYGKRPVIYSSVDFHRDRLVGALRNEQFWLRSVASFPNNIYEQRDDWVFWQYTAEGRVPGVKGDVDRNAFFGTKSQYRDWLNGKLRR; encoded by the coding sequence GTGCTGGCAATCGTAAAATCGTTTTGTTCCATTTTCGGGTTCATCTTTTTAAGCTCGTGCGCGGCTTACGACTTTCCGGATCCAACGCCAGAAGACTACGCGGTACACGGCATCGACGTGTCCCGATGGCAGGGCGATATCGATTGGGCGGCCGCAAAACAGGGCGGTGTCGCCTTTGCCTGGATCAAGGCGACCGAAGGCGGCGACCACGTCGACCCGCGCTTTGTCGAGAACTGGGTGGCAGCGCGCCAGGCGGGCATGCCGCGCGGGGCCTATCACTTCTATTATTTCTGCCGTCCGGTTGAAGAGCAGATTTCGTGGGTGAAGGAAATCGTTCCAGTTGACCCGCAAGCCCTGCCGCTTGTTCTCGACATGGAATGGAATGCGCATTCCAAGACCTGCCGGGAACGGCCGGAACGACCGCAGATCCTGCGGGACATGAAGATCTTCCTCGACGAAATGGAAAAGCACTACGGCAAGCGCCCGGTGATCTATTCCTCGGTCGATTTTCACCGAGACAGGCTGGTCGGTGCGCTCAGGAACGAGCAATTCTGGCTGCGCTCGGTCGCCAGCTTCCCGAACAACATCTATGAACAGCGCGACGACTGGGTGTTCTGGCAGTATACGGCCGAGGGCCGGGTGCCGGGCGTCAAAGGCGACGTCGACCGGAATGCGTTCTTCGGAACCAAGTCGCAATACCGCGACTGGCTGAACGGCAAGCTGAGGCGCTGA
- a CDS encoding SH3 domain-containing protein, protein MLIRFSLAFAAIVMMVLPASAQSRPAIAFTTANLNMRAGPGTNYPVMATVPRGGGVTIFGCTADFGWCDAAFTNVKGWVSGQYLSYGGEGIYYGRSIPSAGINLGVQRYYRDYPIYAEAPAPAYRGGPVYKGDPPYDPPPVEPGPVYAPEPLYEAPPVVVAPPQPIIIRPYWDSFPGYPQRYFEPRIY, encoded by the coding sequence ATGTTGATCCGCTTTTCGCTGGCATTTGCCGCGATCGTGATGATGGTGTTGCCAGCAAGCGCACAATCACGGCCGGCCATTGCCTTCACGACGGCCAACCTCAACATGCGCGCCGGACCGGGAACCAATTATCCCGTGATGGCCACCGTGCCGCGCGGGGGCGGGGTAACCATTTTCGGGTGTACGGCCGACTTCGGCTGGTGCGATGCCGCCTTCACCAATGTGAAAGGATGGGTGTCCGGCCAATACCTCAGCTACGGCGGTGAAGGCATCTATTATGGCCGGTCGATCCCCAGCGCGGGCATCAACCTGGGTGTGCAGCGCTACTACCGGGATTACCCGATCTATGCGGAGGCGCCTGCGCCTGCCTATCGCGGCGGGCCGGTCTACAAGGGCGATCCTCCCTATGATCCGCCGCCGGTTGAGCCGGGCCCAGTCTATGCACCGGAACCGCTTTACGAAGCGCCGCCTGTCGTGGTCGCGCCGCCGCAGCCGATCATTATCCGGCCCTATTGGGATTCATTTCCCGGCTATCCGCAAAGGTATTTCGAGCCGCGTATCTATTGA
- a CDS encoding CAP domain-containing protein → MADNPMVHRSLKLALAGALLLSVAACMGDRMQTPPFYEDMARVDGVVDAATAAQMISQYRINNGLSPVIADPQLTSIAKSQADAMAAAGNVQASLAPNQQLATRMASIGEPKTAAAENVSAGYRTFAEAFSGWRESPKHNQVLLTKDATRLGIATAYAPNAKHKVFWSLVMAGPKPAR, encoded by the coding sequence GTGGCTGACAATCCGATGGTCCATCGATCCCTGAAACTCGCCCTCGCCGGAGCGCTGCTGCTCTCGGTTGCCGCCTGCATGGGCGACCGCATGCAGACGCCGCCCTTCTACGAGGACATGGCGCGTGTCGACGGTGTGGTGGATGCTGCAACGGCCGCTCAGATGATCTCGCAATACCGGATCAACAACGGACTGTCGCCCGTGATTGCCGATCCGCAGCTGACATCCATTGCAAAATCGCAGGCCGACGCGATGGCCGCGGCCGGAAACGTTCAGGCATCGCTCGCCCCGAACCAGCAGCTGGCAACCCGCATGGCCTCCATCGGCGAGCCGAAGACGGCTGCTGCCGAAAACGTCAGCGCCGGATACAGAACCTTTGCCGAAGCTTTTTCAGGCTGGCGGGAAAGCCCGAAGCATAACCAGGTGTTGCTGACGAAAGACGCGACCCGGCTTGGCATCGCGACGGCTTACGCGCCCAATGCCAAGCACAAGGTTTTCTGGTCGCTGGTCATGGCCGGACCGAAACCGGCCCGGTAA
- a CDS encoding class I SAM-dependent methyltransferase: MSLFSGAASTTGYAERTARLVPGLADMHKMTGLLLAERAPSDGTILVLGAGGGVELKAFARMQPDWRFLGVDPSADMLEKAHEHLGPLGARVSLVEGYIHDAPERQFDGAACLLTLHFLDREERLKTLSGLRQRLKPGVAFVSVHHSFPTDPAGKDRWLARYAAFSTESGTSRSLTENGMAAMKERLPVLTPEQDADLLRQAGFVDVETFYTAFTFRGWVATAG, from the coding sequence ATGTCCCTGTTTTCCGGAGCCGCATCAACCACCGGATATGCGGAAAGAACGGCGAGGCTCGTTCCCGGGCTTGCAGACATGCACAAGATGACCGGCCTGCTGCTGGCGGAGCGGGCGCCATCGGACGGAACAATCCTGGTGCTTGGTGCCGGTGGCGGTGTTGAACTGAAGGCCTTTGCCCGCATGCAGCCGGACTGGCGTTTCCTTGGTGTCGACCCGTCCGCAGACATGCTGGAAAAGGCGCATGAGCATCTTGGTCCCCTCGGGGCAAGAGTGAGCCTGGTGGAGGGATACATCCATGATGCCCCCGAGAGACAATTTGATGGCGCCGCTTGCCTGCTGACGCTTCATTTTCTGGATCGGGAGGAGAGGTTGAAGACGCTTTCCGGACTGCGGCAACGGTTGAAGCCTGGAGTGGCCTTCGTTTCGGTTCATCACAGCTTTCCGACCGACCCTGCGGGCAAGGACAGGTGGCTGGCAAGATATGCGGCGTTTTCCACCGAATCCGGTACTTCCCGCTCGCTTACCGAAAACGGCATGGCCGCGATGAAGGAGCGATTGCCGGTGCTGACGCCCGAACAGGATGCGGATCTGTTGAGGCAGGCCGGATTTGTCGACGTCGAGACCTTTTACACGGCCTTCACCTTCAGAGGCTGGGTCGCCACCGCCGGGTAA
- the ccrA gene encoding crotonyl-CoA carboxylase/reductase has product MTATAEANDNQTREGAPVKDLYEIGEIPPLGHVPKNMYAWTIRRERHGPPEDAMKLEVVPTWELDSHEVLVLVMAAGVNYNGIWAGLGQPISPFDGHGAAYHIAGSDASGIVWAVGDKVKRWKVGDEVVVHCNQDDGDDEECNGGDPMFSTSQRIWGYETPDGSFSQFTRVQAQQLMPRPRHLTWEESACYTLTLATAYRMLFGHHPHELKPGQNVLVWGASGGLGSYAIQLITAAGANAIGVISDEDKRQFVLDLGAKGVINRKDFKCWGQLPTVGSPEYAEWFAEARKFGKAIWDITGKGNNVDIVFEHPGEATFPVSTLVCKKGGMVVICAGTSGFNCTFDVRYMWMHQKRLQGSHFAHLKQASAANKLMIERRIDPYMSEVFPWDQIPKAHTKMWKNQHAPGNMSVLVCAPTTGLRTYEDVLEASTR; this is encoded by the coding sequence GGACACGTTCCCAAAAACATGTATGCCTGGACCATCCGCCGTGAACGCCACGGACCGCCGGAAGACGCCATGAAACTGGAAGTCGTGCCGACCTGGGAACTCGACAGCCACGAGGTTCTGGTTCTGGTGATGGCCGCCGGCGTCAACTACAACGGCATCTGGGCAGGCCTCGGCCAGCCGATCAGCCCGTTCGACGGTCACGGCGCCGCCTACCACATTGCCGGCTCCGATGCCTCGGGCATCGTCTGGGCCGTTGGTGACAAGGTCAAGCGCTGGAAAGTGGGCGACGAGGTCGTGGTTCATTGTAACCAGGATGATGGCGACGACGAGGAGTGCAACGGCGGAGACCCGATGTTCTCCACCTCCCAGCGGATCTGGGGCTACGAGACACCGGACGGATCGTTCTCGCAGTTCACCCGCGTGCAAGCCCAGCAGCTTATGCCCCGGCCGCGCCACCTGACCTGGGAAGAAAGTGCCTGCTACACGCTGACGCTCGCGACCGCCTATCGCATGCTGTTCGGCCATCACCCGCATGAGCTGAAGCCGGGTCAGAACGTGCTTGTCTGGGGCGCCTCGGGTGGCCTGGGCTCCTACGCCATCCAGTTGATTACGGCAGCAGGCGCCAATGCCATCGGCGTCATCTCTGACGAGGACAAGCGCCAGTTCGTGCTGGATCTCGGTGCCAAGGGCGTGATCAACCGCAAGGACTTCAAGTGCTGGGGTCAATTGCCGACGGTCGGCTCGCCCGAATATGCGGAATGGTTCGCGGAAGCGCGCAAGTTCGGCAAGGCGATCTGGGATATCACCGGCAAGGGCAACAACGTCGATATCGTCTTCGAACATCCGGGTGAAGCAACCTTCCCGGTCTCCACCCTGGTCTGCAAGAAGGGCGGCATGGTCGTCATTTGCGCAGGCACGTCAGGCTTCAACTGCACCTTCGATGTCCGCTACATGTGGATGCACCAGAAGCGCCTTCAAGGGTCACACTTCGCCCATCTGAAGCAGGCCTCGGCCGCCAACAAGCTGATGATCGAACGGCGCATCGACCCTTACATGTCCGAGGTCTTCCCCTGGGATCAGATCCCGAAGGCCCATACCAAAATGTGGAAGAACCAGCACGCACCGGGAAACATGTCCGTCCTGGTCTGCGCGCCGACCACCGGTCTTCGGACCTATGAGGACGTTCTGGAAGCCTCCACCCGCTGA